In Bombus pyrosoma isolate SC7728 linkage group LG2, ASM1482585v1, whole genome shotgun sequence, a genomic segment contains:
- the LOC122577696 gene encoding plastin-2 isoform X3, whose product MIDENGDGFINLTELRSALDICGFKMPGYKVRQMIEEYDDKQRSEHKGRLSFEEFEKLCKELKANELGSTFKQVVSKKENLETLGGISEASSEGTTHSVRLEEQLAFSDWINTNLSHDPDLKHLLLIDPEGKTLYDKVKDGILLCKIINHSCPDTIDERTINKKNLTLYKKHENLTLALSSAQAIGCNIVNIDAHDLTKGSPHLVLGLLWQIIRIGLFNQITLENCPGLATLLQDGERIEDLLKLSPESILLRWVNHHLENAGIARRCHNFHTDITDSEVYTYLIKQIAPNTAGVTLEALMEPNHTSRAEIMLQQAAKLGCRSFVTPSDVVNGIYKLNLAFVANMFNNYPGLDKPESSIEGLESLEETREEKTYRNWMNSMGVMPHVNWLYSDLADGLVIFQLYDIIKPGTVNWNRVHRKFTKLRKFMEKLENCNYAVELGKTMNFSLVGIAGQDINDGNATLTLALIWQLMRSYTLSILTSLAGTQGSTLVEKEIVQWVNSKLQTAGKTSGIKGFQDSSIADGKVVIDLIDAIKPGSVNYDLVKEGGTEENNLDNAKYAISLARKCGARVYALPEDITEVKPKMVMTVFACLMAMDYIPNMDSVKQQNNIANNGQ is encoded by the exons ATG ATCGACGAGAATGGGGACGGGTTCATCAATCTTACGGAATTGCGAAGCGCTTTGGACATCTGTGGCTTCAAGATGCCTGGTTACAAGGTGCGTCAAATGATCGAGGAATACGACGATAAGCAGAGGTCGGAACACAAGGGACGACTATCCTTCGAAGAGTTTGAGAAACTCTGTAAAGAACTGAAGGCGAACGAATTGGGATCCACGTTTAAACAAGTTGTCTCGAAGAAGGAGAATTTAGAAACATTGGGAGGAATTTCCGAGGCATCCAGCGAAGGGACTACGCATTCTGTTAGATTGGAGGAACAGCTTGCCTTCAGCGACTGGATCAACACAAATTTGTCACACGATCCTGACTTGAAACATCTGCTGCTCATCGATCCCGAAGGCAAGACCTTATACGACAAGGTTAAGGATGGAATTCTTCTCTg CAAAATAATCAATCACTCCTGCCCCGACACGATCGACGAACGTACCATCAACAAGAAGAACCTGACTCTCTACAAGAAGCACGAGAATCTAACGTTGGCCCTATCATCAGCCCAAGCTATCGGTTGCAATATCGTGAATATCGACGCGCACGATCTGACGAAAGGTTCGCCTCACCTGGTCCTGGGACTTTTATGGCAAATTATACGTATCGGCCTGTTCAACCAGATCACCCTGGAAAATTGTCCAGGCTTGGCCACTCTCCTACAAGACGGAGAACGCATCGAAGATCTTCTAAAATTATCACCGGAATCTATCCTGCTCAGATGGGTGAACCATCATCTGGAAAACGCCGGTATAGCCAGGCGATGCCACAATTTCCATACGGATATCACCGACTCGGAGGTCTATACGTACCTCATCAAGCAAATCGCACCGAACACGGCTGGAGTTACTCTGGAGGCTCTAATGGAGCCGAACCATACCTCTCGAGCGGAAATTATGTTGCAACAGGCGGCTAAGCTGGGCTGCCGTAGCTTCGTAACACCCAGCGACGTGGTCAACGGCATATACAAGCTGAATCTCGCCTTTGTCGCCAATATGTTCAATAACTATCCTGGCCTGGACAAACCAGAAAGCAGCATCGAAGGCCTAGAATCCCTGGAAGAgacgagagaagagaaaacatATCGAAACTGGATGAACTCGATGGGCGTGATGCCTCATGTGAATTGGCTGTACTCCGATCTGGCCGATGGTCTGGTCATCTTCCAGCTTTACGACATCATCAAACCAGGCACCGTGAACTGGAACAGGGTGCACAGAAAGTTCACGAAACTGCGCAAGTTCATGGAGAAATTGGAGAACTGCAATTACGCGGTCGAGCTTGGGAAAACGATGAATTTCTCGTTGGTCGGAATCGCTGGCCAGGATATCAACGATGGAAACGCTACGTTGACTTTGGCTTTGATCTGGCAGTTGATGAGATCGTACACGTTGTCGATTCTCACGTCGCTGGCAGGCACCCAAGGTAGCACTTTGGTCGAGAAGGAGATCGTTCAGTGGGTGAACTCGAAGCTTCAAACGGCAGGGAAGACGAGTGGTATCAAGGGTTTCCAGGATTCGTCGATAGCCGATGGAAAAGTGGTGATCGATCTTATCGACGCCATTAAGCCGGGGTCTGTGAACTATGACCTCGTGAAGGAAGGCGGAACCGAAGAG AACAACCTGGACAACGCGAAGTACGCGATATCCTTGGCCCGAAAATGCGGCGCACGCGTGTACGCGCTGCCAGAGGACATAACCGAGGTGAAACCGAAGATGGTGATGACTGTGTTTGCCTGTCTGATGGCGATGGACTACATCCCCAATATGGATTCCGTGAAGCAGCAGAACAACATTGCGAACAACGGTCAATAA
- the LOC122577696 gene encoding plastin-2 isoform X1, whose protein sequence is MELREIKKWDVLEEFSKDFSSFFSLIDENGDGFINLTELRSALDICGFKMPGYKVRQMIEEYDDKQRSEHKGRLSFEEFEKLCKELKANELGSTFKQVVSKKENLETLGGISEASSEGTTHSVRLEEQLAFSDWINTNLSHDPDLKHLLLIDPEGKTLYDKVKDGILLCKIINHSCPDTIDERTINKKNLTLYKKHENLTLALSSAQAIGCNIVNIDAHDLTKGSPHLVLGLLWQIIRIGLFNQITLENCPGLATLLQDGERIEDLLKLSPESILLRWVNHHLENAGIARRCHNFHTDITDSEVYTYLIKQIAPNTAGVTLEALMEPNHTSRAEIMLQQAAKLGCRSFVTPSDVVNGIYKLNLAFVANMFNNYPGLDKPESSIEGLESLEETREEKTYRNWMNSMGVMPHVNWLYSDLADGLVIFQLYDIIKPGTVNWNRVHRKFTKLRKFMEKLENCNYAVELGKTMNFSLVGIAGQDINDGNATLTLALIWQLMRSYTLSILTSLAGTQGSTLVEKEIVQWVNSKLQTAGKTSGIKGFQDSSIADGKVVIDLIDAIKPGSVNYDLVKEGGTEENNLDNAKYAISLARKCGARVYALPEDITEVKPKMVMTVFACLMAMDYIPNMDSVKQQNNIANNGQ, encoded by the exons ATGGAGCTCCGCGAGATAAAAAAATGGGACGTTCTCGAGGAGTTCTCGAAggatttctcttcttttttcagcCTA ATCGACGAGAATGGGGACGGGTTCATCAATCTTACGGAATTGCGAAGCGCTTTGGACATCTGTGGCTTCAAGATGCCTGGTTACAAGGTGCGTCAAATGATCGAGGAATACGACGATAAGCAGAGGTCGGAACACAAGGGACGACTATCCTTCGAAGAGTTTGAGAAACTCTGTAAAGAACTGAAGGCGAACGAATTGGGATCCACGTTTAAACAAGTTGTCTCGAAGAAGGAGAATTTAGAAACATTGGGAGGAATTTCCGAGGCATCCAGCGAAGGGACTACGCATTCTGTTAGATTGGAGGAACAGCTTGCCTTCAGCGACTGGATCAACACAAATTTGTCACACGATCCTGACTTGAAACATCTGCTGCTCATCGATCCCGAAGGCAAGACCTTATACGACAAGGTTAAGGATGGAATTCTTCTCTg CAAAATAATCAATCACTCCTGCCCCGACACGATCGACGAACGTACCATCAACAAGAAGAACCTGACTCTCTACAAGAAGCACGAGAATCTAACGTTGGCCCTATCATCAGCCCAAGCTATCGGTTGCAATATCGTGAATATCGACGCGCACGATCTGACGAAAGGTTCGCCTCACCTGGTCCTGGGACTTTTATGGCAAATTATACGTATCGGCCTGTTCAACCAGATCACCCTGGAAAATTGTCCAGGCTTGGCCACTCTCCTACAAGACGGAGAACGCATCGAAGATCTTCTAAAATTATCACCGGAATCTATCCTGCTCAGATGGGTGAACCATCATCTGGAAAACGCCGGTATAGCCAGGCGATGCCACAATTTCCATACGGATATCACCGACTCGGAGGTCTATACGTACCTCATCAAGCAAATCGCACCGAACACGGCTGGAGTTACTCTGGAGGCTCTAATGGAGCCGAACCATACCTCTCGAGCGGAAATTATGTTGCAACAGGCGGCTAAGCTGGGCTGCCGTAGCTTCGTAACACCCAGCGACGTGGTCAACGGCATATACAAGCTGAATCTCGCCTTTGTCGCCAATATGTTCAATAACTATCCTGGCCTGGACAAACCAGAAAGCAGCATCGAAGGCCTAGAATCCCTGGAAGAgacgagagaagagaaaacatATCGAAACTGGATGAACTCGATGGGCGTGATGCCTCATGTGAATTGGCTGTACTCCGATCTGGCCGATGGTCTGGTCATCTTCCAGCTTTACGACATCATCAAACCAGGCACCGTGAACTGGAACAGGGTGCACAGAAAGTTCACGAAACTGCGCAAGTTCATGGAGAAATTGGAGAACTGCAATTACGCGGTCGAGCTTGGGAAAACGATGAATTTCTCGTTGGTCGGAATCGCTGGCCAGGATATCAACGATGGAAACGCTACGTTGACTTTGGCTTTGATCTGGCAGTTGATGAGATCGTACACGTTGTCGATTCTCACGTCGCTGGCAGGCACCCAAGGTAGCACTTTGGTCGAGAAGGAGATCGTTCAGTGGGTGAACTCGAAGCTTCAAACGGCAGGGAAGACGAGTGGTATCAAGGGTTTCCAGGATTCGTCGATAGCCGATGGAAAAGTGGTGATCGATCTTATCGACGCCATTAAGCCGGGGTCTGTGAACTATGACCTCGTGAAGGAAGGCGGAACCGAAGAG AACAACCTGGACAACGCGAAGTACGCGATATCCTTGGCCCGAAAATGCGGCGCACGCGTGTACGCGCTGCCAGAGGACATAACCGAGGTGAAACCGAAGATGGTGATGACTGTGTTTGCCTGTCTGATGGCGATGGACTACATCCCCAATATGGATTCCGTGAAGCAGCAGAACAACATTGCGAACAACGGTCAATAA
- the LOC122577696 gene encoding plastin-2 isoform X2 — MATAIDDRQELLEQFQAIDENGDGFINLTELRSALDICGFKMPGYKVRQMIEEYDDKQRSEHKGRLSFEEFEKLCKELKANELGSTFKQVVSKKENLETLGGISEASSEGTTHSVRLEEQLAFSDWINTNLSHDPDLKHLLLIDPEGKTLYDKVKDGILLCKIINHSCPDTIDERTINKKNLTLYKKHENLTLALSSAQAIGCNIVNIDAHDLTKGSPHLVLGLLWQIIRIGLFNQITLENCPGLATLLQDGERIEDLLKLSPESILLRWVNHHLENAGIARRCHNFHTDITDSEVYTYLIKQIAPNTAGVTLEALMEPNHTSRAEIMLQQAAKLGCRSFVTPSDVVNGIYKLNLAFVANMFNNYPGLDKPESSIEGLESLEETREEKTYRNWMNSMGVMPHVNWLYSDLADGLVIFQLYDIIKPGTVNWNRVHRKFTKLRKFMEKLENCNYAVELGKTMNFSLVGIAGQDINDGNATLTLALIWQLMRSYTLSILTSLAGTQGSTLVEKEIVQWVNSKLQTAGKTSGIKGFQDSSIADGKVVIDLIDAIKPGSVNYDLVKEGGTEENNLDNAKYAISLARKCGARVYALPEDITEVKPKMVMTVFACLMAMDYIPNMDSVKQQNNIANNGQ, encoded by the exons ATCGACGAGAATGGGGACGGGTTCATCAATCTTACGGAATTGCGAAGCGCTTTGGACATCTGTGGCTTCAAGATGCCTGGTTACAAGGTGCGTCAAATGATCGAGGAATACGACGATAAGCAGAGGTCGGAACACAAGGGACGACTATCCTTCGAAGAGTTTGAGAAACTCTGTAAAGAACTGAAGGCGAACGAATTGGGATCCACGTTTAAACAAGTTGTCTCGAAGAAGGAGAATTTAGAAACATTGGGAGGAATTTCCGAGGCATCCAGCGAAGGGACTACGCATTCTGTTAGATTGGAGGAACAGCTTGCCTTCAGCGACTGGATCAACACAAATTTGTCACACGATCCTGACTTGAAACATCTGCTGCTCATCGATCCCGAAGGCAAGACCTTATACGACAAGGTTAAGGATGGAATTCTTCTCTg CAAAATAATCAATCACTCCTGCCCCGACACGATCGACGAACGTACCATCAACAAGAAGAACCTGACTCTCTACAAGAAGCACGAGAATCTAACGTTGGCCCTATCATCAGCCCAAGCTATCGGTTGCAATATCGTGAATATCGACGCGCACGATCTGACGAAAGGTTCGCCTCACCTGGTCCTGGGACTTTTATGGCAAATTATACGTATCGGCCTGTTCAACCAGATCACCCTGGAAAATTGTCCAGGCTTGGCCACTCTCCTACAAGACGGAGAACGCATCGAAGATCTTCTAAAATTATCACCGGAATCTATCCTGCTCAGATGGGTGAACCATCATCTGGAAAACGCCGGTATAGCCAGGCGATGCCACAATTTCCATACGGATATCACCGACTCGGAGGTCTATACGTACCTCATCAAGCAAATCGCACCGAACACGGCTGGAGTTACTCTGGAGGCTCTAATGGAGCCGAACCATACCTCTCGAGCGGAAATTATGTTGCAACAGGCGGCTAAGCTGGGCTGCCGTAGCTTCGTAACACCCAGCGACGTGGTCAACGGCATATACAAGCTGAATCTCGCCTTTGTCGCCAATATGTTCAATAACTATCCTGGCCTGGACAAACCAGAAAGCAGCATCGAAGGCCTAGAATCCCTGGAAGAgacgagagaagagaaaacatATCGAAACTGGATGAACTCGATGGGCGTGATGCCTCATGTGAATTGGCTGTACTCCGATCTGGCCGATGGTCTGGTCATCTTCCAGCTTTACGACATCATCAAACCAGGCACCGTGAACTGGAACAGGGTGCACAGAAAGTTCACGAAACTGCGCAAGTTCATGGAGAAATTGGAGAACTGCAATTACGCGGTCGAGCTTGGGAAAACGATGAATTTCTCGTTGGTCGGAATCGCTGGCCAGGATATCAACGATGGAAACGCTACGTTGACTTTGGCTTTGATCTGGCAGTTGATGAGATCGTACACGTTGTCGATTCTCACGTCGCTGGCAGGCACCCAAGGTAGCACTTTGGTCGAGAAGGAGATCGTTCAGTGGGTGAACTCGAAGCTTCAAACGGCAGGGAAGACGAGTGGTATCAAGGGTTTCCAGGATTCGTCGATAGCCGATGGAAAAGTGGTGATCGATCTTATCGACGCCATTAAGCCGGGGTCTGTGAACTATGACCTCGTGAAGGAAGGCGGAACCGAAGAG AACAACCTGGACAACGCGAAGTACGCGATATCCTTGGCCCGAAAATGCGGCGCACGCGTGTACGCGCTGCCAGAGGACATAACCGAGGTGAAACCGAAGATGGTGATGACTGTGTTTGCCTGTCTGATGGCGATGGACTACATCCCCAATATGGATTCCGTGAAGCAGCAGAACAACATTGCGAACAACGGTCAATAA